AAATCCCACGGCTGGGAGAGAAATTCAACTCTTACTGATTAGCGAGTAATCATGTGATGggggagaagtgtgtgtgtgtgttacctccaTAAAATGTAAAACAGCTTAAATAGGAGAAACACTATACATCTAAATGCATTATCATTTAATATCATGAGATTTGTTTTGTCCCCCCACAGAGAAGGAGGAGACGGAGGAGTGGAGCGCCTGGTCCCCGTGCTCTGTCACCTGTGGTCATGGAGAGAGGAAAAGGACACGGTCCTGTGGTTACTCCTGCACCCTGACAGAGGCCTCCAAATGTGACATGGAGCCTTGTCCCGACCATGTCAACACTGTGGCTGAGCCTTTCCCCTTCCAGATGGAGAACGGCACTGAACCTTTTGGCACAGGTACGTTGAATACCCTTTTTCGATTTACAcctgggaaaaaatatatataacagaacataacagagcagggcagaacagaacagggcagggaAGGGCAGAACAGGgcagggcagaacagagcagaacataatagaacagagcagaaaaaaAGCAGGTCAGAACAGAGCAGgtcagaacagagcagggcagagcagagcagagcagagcagagcagaacagagcagggcagaacagagcagggcagaacatagcagaacagagcagggcacaacagagcagaacagaacagagcagaacagagcagggcacaacagagcagaacagaacagagcagaacagagcagggcagaacagagcagggcagaacaggcagaacagagcagggcagaacagagcagggcagaacagaacagagcagaacagagtaggacagggcagaacagaacagggctaacagaacagagtaggacagaacaggccagacagaacagagcagaaataACTATGTAATTAGATGGTAATTGACACAGTggtctccctctgctctccctttAGACGTGGACACCTGTGAGAAGTGGCTGAACTGTAAGAGCAACTTCCTCCAGAGATACCTCAACCAGGTCCTGTCAGAACTACCCAGCTGCCCCTGCACTTACCCCTCGGCCACTGCCTACACCGTGGTCAGCGTCTTCGACGAGGGACACGACCGGACGTTCCGTTGGCGTGACGCCAGTGGCCCTAAAGAACGCCTGGACATCTACAAACCCTCGGCGAGGACTTGCATCCGCTCGGCCCTCTCCGGCGACGTCGCCACGCTCGCCGCCCAGCACTGTTGCTACGACAACCGTGGCCGTCTGATCACGCGGGGGAAGGGTGCGGGAACGCCCAACCTGATCAGCACGGAGTTCTCACCGGAGCTCCACTTCAAGGTGGACGTGCTGCCCTGGATCCTGTGTAAAGGGGACTGGAGCCACTTCCACGCGCTGCGACCGCCCAACAACGGCCTGGTCTGCCCGGAGAACCCCCATCAGGACGTGTTCATGAACGAGCTGGAGGAGGCCCGGGAGTACTGAGAACGCATGCAAAACTACATTACCCAGAATGTGCCAGAACAGTGGGGTACAATCCTGACTTGAGAAAAGAAAGTTTTGCATTAAAGTCCATAGGGAGTTTGGGGATTGTGAAGTTTAAGGTGCAAGTTAATCTCAAGTTAGGATTTTGCACATTAAACATCATGCGACCAGGCCCAACAGAACAGAATTGAACTTCATTGAACTGAACAAAAAAAAGAGATGCAGTCCTGCCGATGTGTTTCGCATCAAGCATGATTCccagctctctctgtgtctcggtgTCTGTCTACACTCCTGTGTGCATGTAAGCATAACGTTGTCATCTAGCCTGTTGGTGTTGTAGGagctctgtctgtgtgactgACCATCAGTGTTGGGGGTAACGCATTACAAAAGTAACATGTTATATAATCAGATTACTTTTATGAGTAATGGAGTAAAGTAACACGGTACTTTTTTCAAATTGGGTAATACatgacatgaccaaaagtatgtgtgatgttgggcgattaggcctggctcgcagttggcgttccaattcatcccaaaggtgttcaatggggttaacgtcagggctctgtgcaggccagtcaagttcttccaaacctatctcaacaaaccatttctgtatgaacctcgttttgtgcatgggggcattgtaatgctgaaacaggaaagggccttccccagaaTTGGGCCTTagacagaatcgtctagaatgtcattgtatgctgtagcgttaagatttcaaatcaaatcaaatttatttataaagcccttcttacattagctgatatctcaaagtgctgtacagaaaccagcctaaaaccccaaacagcaagcaatgcaggtgtagaacaagaggactggccacccctcatatccTGGTtcgtctctaggtttcttcctaggttttggcctctctagggagtttttcctagccaccgtgcttctacacctgcattgcttgctgtttggggttttaggctgggtttctttacagcacttttgatatatcagctgatgtaagaagggctatataaatacatttgatttgatttagaagcacggtggctaggaaaaactccctagaaaggccagaacctaggaagaaacctagagacgaaacaggctatgaggggtggccagtcctcttctggctgtgccgggtggagattataacagaacatggccaagatgttcaaatgttcatagatgaccagcagggtcaaataataataatcacagtggttgtagagggtgcaacaggtcagcacctcaggagtaaatgtcagttagcttttcatagccgatcattcagagtatctctaccgctcctgctgtctctagagagttgaaaacagcaggtctgggacaggtagcacgttcggtgaacaggtcagggttccatagccgcaggcagaactgttgaaactggagcagcagcacggccaggtggactggggacagcaaggagtcatcaggccaggtagtcctgaggcatggtcctagggctcaggtcctctgagagagagaaagaaagaattagagaaagcatacttaaatttcacacaggacaccggataagacaggagaaatactccagatataacagactgaccccagccccccgacacataactactgtagcataaatactggaggctgagacaggaggggtcgggagacaatGTGGCcacgtccgacgatacccctggacagggccaaacagtaaggatataaccccacccactttgccaaagcacagcccccacaccactagagggatatcttcaaccaccaacttaccatcctgagacaaggccgagtatagcccaccaagatctcccccacggcacaacccaagggggggcgccaacccagacaggaagatcacatcagtgactcaacccactcaagtgacgcaccccttctaggaacagcatggaagagcaccagtaagccagtgactcagtccCTGTAATAgcgttagaggcagagaatcccagtggagagaggggaaccggccaggcagagacagcaagggcggttcgttgctccagtgcctttccattcaccttcacactcctgggccagactacactcaatcataggacctactgaagagatgagtcgtcaataaagacttaaaggttgagaccgagtctgcgtctctcacatggataggcagaccattccataaaaatggagctctataggagaaagccctgcctccagctgtttgcttagaaattctagggacagttaggaggcctgcgtcttgtgaccgtagcgtacgtgtagatatgtacggcaggaccaaatcggaaagataggtaggagcaagcccatgtaatgctttgcagGTTAGCAGCAAAacattgaaatcagcccttgccttaacagagtagagaggctagcactggagtaatatgatcaaatgttttggttctagtcaagattctagcagctgtgtttagcactaactgaagtttatttagtgctttatccgggtagccggaaagtagagcattgtagtagtctaacctagaagtgacaaaagaatggattaatttttctgcatcatttttggacagaaagtttctgatttttgcaatgttacgtagatggaaaaaagctgtccttgaaacagtcttgatatgttcatcaaaagagagatcagggtccagagtaacaccgaggtcccttcactggaactaaggggcctagcctgaaccatgaaaaacagccacagaccattattcctcctccaccaaactttacagttggcactatgcattggggcagtctgtcagactgccagatggtgaaccgTGATTCAatactccagagaatgtgtttccaatgctccagagatcaatggcagcgagctttacaccactccagcccacGCTTGGCCTtgtgcatggtgattttaggcttgtgtgcggttgTTCGGCCATGGAAACGCATTTAATgtagctcccgacaaacagttattgtgctgacgttgcttccagaggcagtttggaactcggtagtgaatgttgcaaccgaggacagacaatttataCGTGCtgtgcgcttcagcacttggtggtccCGTCTGCGAGCTttcactttgcggctgagccgttgttgctcctagacgtttccacttcacaataacagcacttacagttgaccggggcagctctagcaggacaccggggcagctctagcaggacaccggggcagctctagcagggacgaaatttgatgaactgacttgttggaaagatggcatcctttGATGgtcccacgttgaaagtcactgagctcttcagtaacgccattctactgccaatatttgtctatggagattttatacacctgtcagtaacgggtgGTGCTGCAAtaaccaaatccactcatttgaaggggtgtccacatactgttgtatatatatatagtgtattattacatttactttgtcaaACAACGCGTGTGTTACTTTCAGAATCATATCTCTACCGGCCGCGTGTTTCCATGATCCGATCTCCACTTGTTTCCTCATTTAGTTGTCGAGCAGCGGAGAAAGCCTGTTTGTAGAAATGTCATGACAGCTGCTGTCCATAGAAACGCCCTTAGAGTGGCTTTTTTCCCATCTACTGGCAGATGTGTCCTCTATACTTAGTTATGGGTCCGTGTAGCCTACTCGCGCTCTATAACCATAACTGGTGGCTCGAGAGAAAGATGTTCAATGAAAAGATAGGACCTCTGTAGAGATGTTTGGCTGACAGTCTACATGGCTAATTAAGTAGCCCATATGATAACACAGCACCTTTAGACTAGCTCAGAAAGCAGCTCCAACCTGAGTTAGTAAGTAGCCTATCTTTGGGTAGAGCGTGAGCGGCTCGCCTTTCTCCCTCCGAAAGTCAAAAAAATTGTGAGATTGAGATTTTTTTAATGAAGGTAAAGCAAAGTAATATAACTACTAATATAACGCGTTACTTTCAACACAAAGTAATATTGTAACAGAACGTGTTAATTTTGTTAACTAGTAACTTTTTCGAGTAACAAATCCCAACACAGCTGAACAGAGCAACATAACTAAGCAATAACGTACTTCCTTATATGATTTTGCTATGTGAGATGTTTGATACTGTGGTAAGTCTTATTTTGAAGAAGGGAATGGTGAGACGGAACATGTCTTGGCCAATTGAAAAGTCTTAACGATGCTGCTAAGAGAAGATACTTCAGATGTGATAGGGACTGGCGAGGAATCTACATGTGGTTGCACTAACGTGCATGAATTTGAGCCATTcttctttaaaatatatatttatggcTGAGGAGAGAATTGGGTCTAAAGATCTTGACAAACAAGAACAACAACCTCCAGCAATTCATGGTAATTCATGGTAATTCAtgataacatgcaaaacagatgTTCTTAGAACCTACAAGGTGGAGTGATCTGGTCTGGACTGAGCTTATGGTCCAGAGTCTCAACAATGACAGCTTGATAACCTTCAATCATGGATGTTTCTACAGTTCTCAGGGGAACTCAAGTTGTTAGAGAATATAGTACATTTTTACATGTACCTCAACAGTGGAGAAGTATCGGGATCCAGTGGTTCAGAATGCTCATTCACAtaatggtacctgttagggaaaTGTAAACTGCAGAGGAAAATGGATAGTGGATTAATACACTTAAAATTATGAAATTATCCTCTTTGTGTGTTATTTGGCAAGAAATGTATTCTTTCAATTAATGTAATTACATTTAAATAGCTGTTTGCGTTGCTGTGTTGTATTGGCAAAGGCTTCATTATAGAGGGGACTCTTAGTCTAAATGTTTACGCTCCAAACCTCTATCAGGAAATCTAGTTTTGAAATGACACGTTTAAGGAAGGCATTTTATTTAATGTATAAAAACCACAAACGATGGTGCGTCAGCATATTTACCCATGTCGCCGTTTGTTTATATGTTATAATTGTGAAGGGATGACTTGGCAGAAATGCTGCATTGTTCATTTGTAAAGTGTATTATCATGTGAGTTTCTGTTTTAAAAGCATGGTTGATCTTTTGTGATTTCCTAAACTAGTGTTACTACCGCATTGTACAGTATTTATTGTCCGTTTTTTAAAAGTCTGCTCCAACTTTGACTCTTCTAAAACCTACATGGTGCACTATTACGGTCTAGGGttgcaaaaaaaaatctgacaactTTCCCAGGTTTCTCTGAAATCCTGTGAATTTCTGGAATCAGCAGGGAATATGCTGCGAAAGGAATCATCCGACCGGAATTCTTCAACCGATTCCTGAAAAAAAGACATGTTGGTTAAGTTTCAGGAATGTTGCAACTCTACTACGGATGGAGAAACTGGTGCCACGGTGACGTCACATGACAGGACCACTCCAACATTGACTATATTAAGTGTCTGTATATCCTTTGATATTTTTATTGTATTGCAGTGGAAATATGTCGTGACAAATACAACGAGGAATATAAAGACAATTGCATTGATTGTCTGGCTCGTTTGAAGGTGTCCTTATTCAGTCCAGTTTACACACATTCAGatgtcaaatcaaagtgtatgtCACATGAACAGAATACAGCGGGTGTAAAGGTACTGTGAAATTCTGACTTGTAGCTCTTCTCAACAGTTCAGAACAAAATGTAAAGTAGCAAAACGATTAATGTACAAtgttctgtttctctgtgtggttGACTTCCCACAACTCCCACTAGGCCTCTACTCATCCACTACATTTCAAAAACACAACAGGGAACACATTAGCGAACTTTGACAGGCCTGTGTTTTTACCAAATGTAATGTTTTCACAAGAACCTGATCAGTGAAGGATGCCCTCGGTATCTCTCTCAGGGTTCCAGCTAGACAGCCAGGGAGAGAAGCCGACTTTGTTTTTCCATTTGATGTGCCTTAACCAGGACCATGCAGGCCCGCTGACTAATCTTACAAAGCTGAACCCATAGAGATGATGCTGAACCCATAGAGATGCTGAACCCATAGAGATGATGCTGAACCCATAGAGATGCTGCTGAAACCACAGAGATGATGCTGAACCCACAGAGATGATGCTGAACCCATAGAGATGCTGTTGAACCCATAGCGATGATGCTGAACCCATAGAGATGCTGCTGAACCCATAGCGATGATGCTGAACCCATAGCGATGCTGCTGAACCCATAGAGATGCTGATGCTGCTGAACCCATAGCGATGATGCTCTGAACCCATAGAGATGCTGAACCCATAGCGATGCTGCTGAACCCATAGAGATGCTGATGCTGCTGAACCCATAGCGATGATGCTGAACCCATAGAGATGCTGCTGAACCCATAGAGATGCTGCTGAACCCATAGAGATGCTGCTGAACCCATAGAGATGCTGCTGAACCCATAGAGATGATGCTGAACCCATAGCGATGCTGCTGAACCCATAGCGATGCTGCTGAACCCATAGCGATGCTGCTGAGCCCATAGCGATGATGCTGAACCCATAGAGATGCTGCTGAACCCATAGAGATGATGATGCTGCTGAACCCATAGAGATGCTGCTGAACCCATAGAGATGCTGCTGAACCCATAGCGATGCTGCTGAACCCATAGAGATGCTGAACCCATAGCGATGCTGCTGAACCCATAGCGATGCTGCTGAACCCATAGAGATGCTGATGCTGCTGAACCCATAGCGATGATGCTGAACCCATAGAGATGCTGCTGAACCCATAGAGATGCTGCTGAACCCATAGAGATGCTGCTGAACCCATAGAGATGCTGCTGAACCCATAGAGATGCTGCTGAACCCATAGAGATGCTGCTGAACCCATAGAGATGATGCTGAACCCATAGCGATGCTGCTGAACCCATAGCGATGCTGCTGAGCCCATAGCGATGATGCTGAACCCATAGAGATGATGCTGAACCCATAGAGATGCTGCTGAACCCATAGAGATGATGATGCTGCTGAACCCATAGAGATGCTGCTGAACCCATAGCGATGCTGCTGAACCCATAGAGATGCTGAACCCATAGCGATGCTGCTGAACCCATAGCGATGCTGCTGAACCCATAGCGATGCTGCTGAACCCATAGAGATGCTGATGCTGCTGAACCCATAGCGATGATGCTGAACCCATAGAGATGATGCTGAACCCATAGAGATGCTGCTGAACCCATAGAGATGCTGCTGAACCCATAGAGATGCTGCTGAACCCATAGAGATGCTGCTGAACCCATAGAGATGATGCTGAACCCATAGCGATGCTTCTGAGCCCATAGCGATGCTGCTGAACCCATAGCGATGCTGCTGAACCCATAGAGATGCTGCTGAACCCATAGAGATGCTGCTGAACCCATAACGATGATGCTGAACCCATAGAGATGCTGAACCCATAGAGATGCTGAACCCATAGAGATGATGCTGAACCCATAGCGATGATGCTGAACCCATAGAGATGCTGATGCTGCTGAACCCATAGAGATGATGCTGAACCCATAGAGATGCTGCTGACCCCATAGAGATGCTGCTGAACCCATAGAGATGCTGCTGAACCCATAGAGATGCTGCTGAACCCATAGAGATGCTGCTGAACCCATAGAGATGCTGATGCTGCTGAACCCATAGAGATGCTGATGCTGCTGAACCCATAAAGATGCTGATGCTGCTGAACCCATAGCGATGCTGCTGAACCCATAACGATGCTGCTGAACCCATAGAGATGCTGCTGACCCCATAGATGCTGCTGAACCCATAGAGATGCTGCTGAATCCATAGAGATGCTGCTGAACCCATAGAGATGCTGCTGAACCCATAGAGATGCTGCTGAACCCATAGAGATGCTGCTGAACCCATAGAGATGACGCTGAACCCATAGAGATGATGCTGAACCCATAGAGATGCTGCTGAACTCATAGAGATGCTGCTGAACCCATAGAGATGCTGCTGAACCCATAGAGATGCTGATGCTGCTGAACCCATAAAGATGCTGATGCTGCTGAACCCATAGCGATGCTGCTGAACCCATAGCGATGCTGCTGAACCCATAGCGATGCTGCTGAACCCATAGAGATGCTGCTGACCCCATAGAGATGCTGCTGAACCCATAGAGATGCTGCTGAATCCATAGAGATGCTGCTGAATCCATAGAGATGCTGCTGAACCCATAGAGATGCTGCTGAACCCATAGAGATGCTGCTGAACCCATAGAGATGC
This region of Salvelinus alpinus chromosome 8, SLU_Salpinus.1, whole genome shotgun sequence genomic DNA includes:
- the LOC139582550 gene encoding isthmin-2-like; the protein is MEKMFLVGGRCLTIMIIVLVLFVVLVMSFPNKHNHKLHNGVFLLARAQPPISGVHHGPEALEQQNQVQSLLPPVTEHRHKRRWSHSQHRSVGVLPQPEPKEEIKPFVLDLKNFPELANADVSSQNPNIQVTIEVVDDPNMDVEMDLIKDWIPPSPPSSVGWLGGKKLFWPLFWGYTDADSSEDGTGRSGPEETGEEEEVEEDYLLEYGSEEPLPSGVGDDWDSRWNEGWDATQSYYEKEETEEWSAWSPCSVTCGHGERKRTRSCGYSCTLTEASKCDMEPCPDHVNTVAEPFPFQMENGTEPFGTDVDTCEKWLNCKSNFLQRYLNQVLSELPSCPCTYPSATAYTVVSVFDEGHDRTFRWRDASGPKERLDIYKPSARTCIRSALSGDVATLAAQHCCYDNRGRLITRGKGAGTPNLISTEFSPELHFKVDVLPWILCKGDWSHFHALRPPNNGLVCPENPHQDVFMNELEEAREY